The sequence tcacttgtaattgaggcaagagacaccaattgtgtggtggtccttgcgggaagtttgtttcccaagtgatttgagaagagaagctcactcggtccgagggaccgtttgagagagggaagggttgaaagagacccgacctttgtggcctcctcaacggggagtaggtttgcgagaaccgaacctcggtaaaacaaatccacgtgtcacactccttattcgcttgcgatttgttttgcaccctctctcgcggactcgattattatttctaacactaacccgtctcgtagttgtgtttatatttgtaaatttcagtttcgccctattcacccctcctctaggcgactttcataaacaacctcaacaaagagagatttaattaggcacaaataatatcaatgctgaaaataataatacactaaaacccagactgtcacgttgtctcaatacaccgctatcatcatcgagcacacaaatccgcccacaacagtgcaatcacacccaagtatttaatactagcagattgcataaaattaaacagtaaataaagtgagacaacgaataactcacaacacgtagattgtctacgtgggaagaccagctcagcgaacacaaggttctgtcccagaaaatcaattccgccgcccacgtccggcaGGGGCGTAGACAATGGGTGGTCCGGGTGGGCCACGGCATATCCTAAGCCGGCCCACCAGCCCACCAAGATCCATATAAAAAATACTgatatatattatatttgcatTCTAATATATACATTTATAGACTTAAATGTTAAATCTACAGTGTTATATTTTGAACTATATACTAAATTATTATATATTAAATTAAATTATTTATAAAAAAAATTTAATGGCATACCTCATGGAAAAATTCTAGCTACGCTACTgacgtccgggcctgcacggcgggaggttgacggagatactagagccgctgccggagccgagggagacgtccacgacaccagcccgagaagacgaacaccacgcagcagggagcccaggcACCAGGCCACAGTGGACAATAATCAGAACAGACAGAGCACCACACAGGTGCACTGGTGAGACAACGGAGCGCAGGAGAACCGCGCTGCGCACAAGCAGGGCCACCTCCACCTTCTTCCACCAGCAGGATTAACACTAGAACACCAAAAATCGAAGGAATCGATCCAAACCGTGACTAGAACCGAGAGGAGGAATAGGAACAGAGAACTAGCGATTTTAGgcgaggtgttgagcaggaagcaAATCTCCATAGTTATGGAGCCGAACTAGAGGAGGTTGCGCAGTTGACTGCCAGGAATTCGCGAGCGCCGAAAGACCAGGCTGCAGCGCGCCGCCGCCAGGAAAGCCAACTTCCTTTTCGCTACATCCTCTCTTGCTCTCACGGCATGACATTTCCGTGCCCTAGGACACGTGTTCCTGAAAGGGCTGCTCAGCCAGCCTTTCTTCCAgccggctgggttgggctgctcgGCCTTTTGGGCCTTGTAGCGGCCCAGCCTGGCTGGCCATAATTTTTTTTATTTAAATAAAGTGAAAATCATTTAAATGGACAACAAAGATATCTCATTTAATTGGGTTGTACATGTTCTAACATAACAAGTCATTAACATAATAAGTCAACAGTTTTGGACTTCCCAACATAAAATGAGCATCCAATTAAATAAATTGTTGCGATTTTATTGGGTGTTCGCCAGCGATGCCCTTTTTCATGTACAGGCCGGGCAGTTAAATAACCGTAGTGATGAGCAAATAGGAAGGTCGCGCTACTTTTGCTTTCTGACAGTCTGTTCAGCTCCTTGTCGGCTGTGGCATTCGATGCCGGATGGAATTGGCAATGATGATCATCTACATCTTTTTGCAAAAACCTCACGGTTGTAAACCACGTATCTTGCAGTTCTTTTGTCCCTATCATCATCATCAAACCCACCCTAATGATCTACGTCCACACTTGGGTCAGCATTCTAACCCTTTTGCTAAGGGTGTCGGGGTGATGTGCTTGACGAACGATAGACCATGTTCAATAATCTATCTATATATATAGTCATCCAAAATACCATTTTGTATCGTAGTTTATAGAGTGAAATTTAAATATAAATATGAAGTAGGGACAAACTGCTGGATATAgtcttagggcttgtttgggagcaagTGAAATGAAGGGGATTGAGGGTGCTATAATTCCTcactatttaaaattgaatagtgGGGTATTCTAGCCGCTTCAATCCTCTCCATTACTCTTCCTCCCAAATAAGCCCTTAGGTGCTAGCGTGCCACGCCATGGCGTTATTAGTATGGCATGTTAATCGTGCGTTGACGAGCAAGCTGGGAGGGAAGCAGATGGCACGGCCGTGCGGCTCCCGGGATTCAAATATCAAGCTTCTAGAGTGTCCGGAAGCCATACGATGATAATTGATACCGTCATTACGAGGCTGGCTCAGATGCCAGTTGATGATGGGATGACCTGGGCTGTCTAGCACGAGACGTGGATTGGGTTACGGCGTTTGCAAGGCAGGGCCAAGCACGTGCGCGCACGGAAGCTCGCGAATTGACAGCACACAGCCACTGCCACAGTACGTACAGCAACACCGCAACGCACGCACAAGCCGCGCGCGCCTCTCTGCCTGCAAAGGTCCCGTGTCCCGTCCGGCCGGCCGGGCGAAACAATGCTGGTGACGCTtggctcgccgccggccgccgcgccATGTCTCAGTGCTACTACTGTCCGTGTCCGTGGACTGCGCTCCGCACTGTGGCGGGGCACCGACCGATCCCACCCGCCGCGTTGAACGAACCCATCATCAGCGCAGCGGGGCGCGGGCATCTATTCTACCGTTCGTTCGCCGATGGATCGGATGGGTGGGTTGGTACGCTGGGCTGGGGCCGGCGCGTCGGCTGTAGGCTCTGTAGCGTAGCTTGCTTGCTTGCCGTAGTGGTTGCCGTGGCACGCAGGCCCCATCGGCCTCGCatcctcccctccccgggaccgggACACCCCGCGCCCGCACCCGCGAACCATCGGGCGGGCGTCAACCACCCACCAAACTCGTTTCTGGTTGCGCTGCCCGCCGCGGGGTCGCCATCGGCGGACGCGAGCGAGCCCAATCCCTCCCGGCCTCGGCCTGCCTTCCATTAATACCCTCTCCACCGTCGCTACTGCAGCTCGCGTCGCTTCCAGATCCAGCGGGCGGAGGAGGGGGTGCGGTGCGGCCGTGACCATGAAGCAGCCGAGGGGCCGGCAGGAGCCGCGCCGGGTGGGCAACGCCGCCATGGTCGTCACCATGGTCGTCTCCCTCTGCGTCCTCACGTACATCAAGGCGCGATACTGCTCCAACCCTTTCCGTACGTCTCCGCCTCTTCGATTCCTCCTCCTGCTTCTTCGATTCCTCCTCCTGCCTGCCTTCTCCTCCGTCCATCCACTAACCGTCCCCACCGCGGGCTACGACGTTGCAGCCAAggcggtggcggaggtggaggtggaCGAGGACTACGACAGCACGCGGTACAAGCTGACGGGCCCCGTGGGCGAGGAGGACTTCGACCCGTCCCGCCCCACCTGCTACAACACCAGCAAGCGGTCGGAGCGGTGCGCCGCCGTGGGCGACATCCGCGTGGACGGCAACCACTCGCGGATCTACATCAGCCCGCTGTCCCGCGAGTGGCGGACCAAGCCGTACGCGCGGCGGCACGACGCCGTGGCCATGGACGACGTGCGCGAGTTCACGCTGGTCCCCTTCGGCGGCCCCAACGACACGGCCGTGCCGCCGCTCTGCACGCGCACCCACTCCGTCCCGGGCTTCCTCTTCTCCAGCGGCGGGTTCGCGGGCAACCTGTACCACGACTACGCCGACGTGCTGGTGCCGCTCTTCGCCAGCACCAACCACCTGGGCGGGGAGGTCCAGTTCCTGCTGGCCGACATCAAGGACTGGTGGGCCGACAAGTTCCGCCCGCTCTTCCGCCAGCTCTCCCGCTACGACGTCATCGACGTGAACAACGACCGCGAGGTGCACTGCTTCCCGCGGATCATCATCGGCTCCACCTTCCACCGCGCCATGGGCATCGACCCCTCGCGCTCGCCCGGCGGCGTCACGGTGGCCGACTTCAAGCGCCTGCTCCGCCGCGCGTTCCGGCTGGAGCGCGCCGTCGCGTCGCGGTCGGGGGCGCCCCGGCGCCGGGACCGGCCCCGCCTCCTCATCATCTCGCGCAAGAGCTCGCGCCGCTTCGTCAACGAGCGCGCCATGGCGCGCGCCGCGGCGGCCGCCCGGTTCGACGTGCGGATCGCCGAGCCCGACAACCACACGGACATGCCCAACTTCGCGAGGCTGGTGAACTCGGCGGACGTGATGATGGGCGTGCACGGCGCCGGGCTCACCAACATGGTGTTCCTGCCCAGCCGCGCCGTGCTGGTGCAGGTGGTGCCGTTCGGCGGGCTGGAGTGGCTCACCCGCGTCACCTTCAAGGACCCCGCAAGGGACATGGACGTCACGTACATGGAGTACAACGTGTCGCTGGAGGAGAGCTCGCTCAGGGACCTCTACCCGGAGGACCACTTCTACCTGAAGCACCCCTACGACGTGCACAAGAAGGGGTGGGACGCCATCAAGACGGTGTACCTGGACAAGCAGAACGTCAGGCTCAACCTCACCAGGTTCACCAGGACGCTGGAGCAGGCGCGAGATCTCTTGCCGACGCCATGACTGATGATGACCTCCCCCTCTTTCCTCTGCTCTGCTGCAGGTTTCATTCACTTCAGATCAGCTGCTCACCTCACTTCACGCCgtgtctctctctcttttttttttctgTTGTTGTTCTATACATATACTTGTTTCCTCTTctcctttcccctctctctctagtCTCTCCCTCTCCACTCTTGTGGTGGCAAGATTCATTTCTTTCATTGTTTtgttttttgttgttgttgttgaggAAGGATAGGAACAAAAACAAGGTATTGTCGTGTCCAAGGTTAATCTACACAAACACACACTGTAAATGATTGATTGATTGCTGTCAGTAGAGGCGAACACAAGGAATAGGTAAATTCCCAATTATTTGTCCATAGCCCCATCATCATCTTCCATTCTTGCCAGGTCGGGTGACTGCCATTGCCATTGCCAGGCAATATTTTTCCTTCCTTTGAAGGTTCCCTGTACCAGCGGCAGCTTGGCTTGCCAGTTACATAAGCCATGTCATGTCATTGTTGGATGGGTCCTCTACAGCCGGTCAATAGAGAGTGGATTAGATTTAACCCAATTATCGTTCCTTTAATCGGACCCTTGATCGGGAGGGCCCACGCTAATCTAGGTTGGAGCCCCCATACACACGACGCTATATATATAGGACTAAGGGGTCGCAGGAAAGACTaagagggtgtttgaatgcactaaaagtctaaaactaatagttagttggctaaaaattgttAGTAGAATTAGCTAGTTAACAAATAACTActcaactattaactaatttatcaaaaatagctaatagctgaaatattagctagggtgtttggaCGCCTCaattaattttagccactaactatcaTCTCTCGtgtattcaaacaccccctaacgCTAGTACCCCGCCTTAAAACCCTAATCCCCAGAGGCCCCCATCGCCTAGGTGTCGGAGTGTCTAGAAACACGACAACCTACAGCGGCTCGGATACCGATGCCTGCTGCGATGTCTGCTGCTTCTCTGCAGGGCATCGATACGAAgatagcaacaacaacaacaaggtatgtttctccaTTCCTCTCAATAGATTAGATCTACTCGTTATCGGGGTTTTACTTTCAGTTACGAATTCATATTCTAAGGTCTTAGGAACGATACTAGACAATATAGTTTCTAACAGTCATGTCATGCGCCCCCTCATCCCATCCTCAGCAACGGAGACTCTTGTGGCAGGGCATTCACTCACTCACTCACTAACAAGGGACTTGGTTTAGTAGGAGGCCATCGCTTTATCTGGAAGCAGAGCAGCATGTCACGATGCTTCAACAACAGTCGTTAGCTTAACGCACACCAACCCCCCGACCCCGTACGCCTTCCTCTGTTTCTCCGAGAAGCCGGTTTGCTAAACAAGGCAGGCCGGCCCTAGCTAGGAGCTAGGAGCTTAGGACCAAGCAAGAAGAGGTCTTAAACAAGCCGGCATGGACGACGACGACCCGGGCGGGAAGGTGAAGGTGCAGTGGTTGCCTCAACCGTTCGTTCCCCCACACGGAAAACGAGGGCGCGGCAGTTGACAAGACCGTAAACCAACCGAAAAAGGAGCCAACAAGAGATTGTTATCTACACAGACGTGACGTGAGCATCAGATGAGATGAGATGGCAATGCCCATCGATCAGCTCCGGAAAACGCCCACGCAACGCAACCGACCGACCGACCCAGAGAGCAGAGCACCCTGGCGCGGAAACATCCCATGGAATGGAAACATAGCAAAAGGACATAGGCTATGTCTATATGTATAGTAAGAAACTAAAACGGAGCTGCCTAGTGCCCTGTGAACGGAGGGAGCAGCAAAAACTTTTgagagagcatctccaagagt is a genomic window of Zea mays cultivar B73 chromosome 5, Zm-B73-REFERENCE-NAM-5.0, whole genome shotgun sequence containing:
- the LOC100284852 gene encoding glycosyltransferase; its protein translation is MKQPRGRQEPRRVGNAAMVVTMVVSLCVLTYIKARYCSNPFPKAVAEVEVDEDYDSTRYKLTGPVGEEDFDPSRPTCYNTSKRSERCAAVGDIRVDGNHSRIYISPLSREWRTKPYARRHDAVAMDDVREFTLVPFGGPNDTAVPPLCTRTHSVPGFLFSSGGFAGNLYHDYADVLVPLFASTNHLGGEVQFLLADIKDWWADKFRPLFRQLSRYDVIDVNNDREVHCFPRIIIGSTFHRAMGIDPSRSPGGVTVADFKRLLRRAFRLERAVASRSGAPRRRDRPRLLIISRKSSRRFVNERAMARAAAAARFDVRIAEPDNHTDMPNFARLVNSADVMMGVHGAGLTNMVFLPSRAVLVQVVPFGGLEWLTRVTFKDPARDMDVTYMEYNVSLEESSLRDLYPEDHFYLKHPYDVHKKGWDAIKTVYLDKQNVRLNLTRFTRTLEQARDLLPTP